In Belonocnema kinseyi isolate 2016_QV_RU_SX_M_011 chromosome 4, B_treatae_v1, whole genome shotgun sequence, a single window of DNA contains:
- the LOC117171504 gene encoding coiled-coil domain-containing protein 137 gives MGRKIPGKKHHGVKDPLKQQAKRLEELKPKINAPPKDVDDQAIPKSLERVISLKNKFKSGIIIKKKKRKSNRGLVILGPQNPKLPHPKSKPEKVVPIFNQRVGETPEAFMRRVGRETEAFLHETKFEHKFNVQVKRNEETGEYVGLEKRPKDELEELLNLKSKHKNIKKKKKAKKPEVEVKLSKEQKRKRKIEMKMDKKFQDQIDEFQTFKDHVEFGEVAHAPPELKVRPSKADKESSVRPGRRKLLLNSLLSQNKESVKEISKKIINRAGKRKDLPVGERLRLEKQQSDAVAAYRLLKSKKQG, from the exons attaaaaccaaaaataaatgccCCGCCAAAAGACGTCGATGACCAAGCAATTCCCAAAAGCCTCGAACGCGTTATCagtctcaaaaataaatttaaaagcggaataataataaaaaagaagaaaagaaagtcAAATCGTGGCTTGGTGATTTTGGGTCCGCAAAACCCTAAACTGCCACATCCGAAATCAAAACCCGAAAAAGTCGTtcctattttcaatcaaagagttggaGAAACTCCAGAAGCTTTTATGAGGCGCGTCGGCAGAGAAACTGAGGCTTTTCTTCACGAAACCAAATTTGAGCACAAATTTAATGTCCAAGTGAAACGCAACGAGGAAACTGGAGAGTACGTGGGACTTGAAAAAAGGCCAAAAGACGAGCTTgaggaattgttgaatttgaagtCCAaacataagaatataaaaaagaagaagaaagcgAAAAAACCGGAGGTGGAAGTGAAATTGTCGAAAGAGCAGAAACGGAAGAggaaaatagaaatgaaaatggacaaaaaatttcAGGACCAGATTGACGAGTTTCAAACTTTTAAGGACCATGTCGAATTTGGCGAAGTCGCTCATGCACCTCCGGAATTGAAAGTGCGACCTTCGAAAGCTGACAAAGAATCGAGTGTTAgg cCCGGCAGGAGAAAGTTACTGTTGAATTCCTTGCTCAGTCAAAATAAGGAGTCAGTTAaggaaatttcgaagaaaattatcAACAGGGCTGGAAAGAGAAAAGATTTGCCAGTCGGAGAAAGATTGCGACTGGAAAAGCAACAAAGTGATGCTGTTGCGGCTTACAgattattaaaatctaaaaaacaaggatag